Proteins encoded by one window of Paroedura picta isolate Pp20150507F chromosome 9, Ppicta_v3.0, whole genome shotgun sequence:
- the GCM2 gene encoding chorion-specific transcription factor GCMb gives MSKDPFEDSNYVCSYGMKLTWDINDPKLPQEPKHFDAFQEWPDGYNRFIYSSEDKNAQRHLSGWAMRNTNNHNCQILKKSCLGVVVCARNCTLPNGTKLQLRPAICDKARQKQQKKHCPSCSSALELIPCRGHSGYPVTNFWRHDGKVIFFQAKGLHDHPRPESKSETEARRSALKKQAPPSHSSQKKRLLDFQIGSCNENSECFHYIHHLACEGAEKISIIPETCLPLPAQPPHTFQNADSYKVAYDAASAPEAMELPLQKCPSSTIHAAKPSCGYERAFPGYIGSGLYSTFHKDSMDIPADSDHVMLDRLPYCINSLSPHEKNLDGILKHQGLKQLVEETNNGESIGHGMNQPGANHPENTGGYLCSYDSHSALEFPALQTIITTTTKMSYETYKSSVVKCGDSFYEAKDLLSCPLGESISRNACPEVKIQEDWRMVNSVSEQFLTHNKPEHGESMETYQNGPNTERNYTEYEGETFGFENTEY, from the exons ATGTCGAAAGATCCCTTTGAAGACTCCAACTATGTCTGTTCCTATGGGATGAAGTTAACGTGGGACATCAATGACCCCAAGTTGCCACAG GAGCCCAAGCACTTCGATGCCTTCCAGGAGTGGCCAGATGGCTATAACAGGTTCATTTATTCCAGCGAGGACAAAAACGCACAGCGGCATCTCAGCGGCTGGGCCATGCGCAACACCAACAACCACAACTGCCAAATCCTGAAGAAGTCCTGTCTCGGTGTGGTGGTGTGTGCCAGGAACTGCACACTGCCCAATGGGACCAAGCTGCAGCTCCGCCCTGCTATATGCGATAAAGcccggcaaaagcaacaaa aaaaGCACTGCCCCAGTTGCAGTTCAGCCCTTGAGTTGATTCCTTGCCGGGGACACAGTGGCTACCCAGTAACTAACTTCTGGAGACATGATGGCAAAGTGATTTTTTTCCAG gccaagggaCTTCATGACCATCCTAGACCAGAGAGCAAATCTGAGACAGAGGCCAGAAGAAGTGCCCTGAAAAAGCAAGCACCTCCTTCTCACTCATCCCAGAAAAAAAGGCTCCTGGACTTTCAG ATAGGATCATGTAATGAGAACAGCGAATGCTTTCACTACATCCATCATTtggcatgtgaaggagcagaaaAAATCAGCATAATTCCAGAGACCTGTTTGCCactcccagcccagcctcctcaTACATTTCAAAATGCAGACTCttacaaagtggcttacgatgCAGCCAGTGCTCCTGAGGCTATGGAACTGCCACTCCAAAAGTGCCCAAGCTCCACAATCCATGCAGCTAAGCCAAGTTGTGGCTATGAACGCGCATTTCCTGGTTATATTGGATCCGGTTTGTATTCAACATTTCACAAAGACTCCATGGATATCCCCGCGGATTCTGATCATGTCATGCTGGACAGACTCCCGTATTGCATAAATTCACTAAGTCCCCATGAAAAGAACCTAGATGGAATCCTTAAACACCAGGGATTGAAACAGTTGGTAGAGGAAACGAATAATGGAGAAAGCATTGGCCATGGCATGAACCAACCTGGTGCCAATCACCCTGAAAATACTGGAGGGTATCTTTGCAGCTACGATTCTCACTCTGCTCTCGAATTTCCAGCTCTGCAGACTATTATAACTACAACCACTAAGATGTCCTACGAAACCTATAAGTCATCGGTGGTGAAATGTGGTGACAGTTTTTATGAAGCAAAAGATCTTTTGAGCTGTCCCCTTGGGGAAAGTATTTCTAGAAATGCCTGCCCTGAGGTGAAAATTCAGGAAGACTGGAGAATGGTCAACTCAGTCAGTGAACAATTTCTGACCCACAATAAGCCAGAACATGGAGAGTCAATGGAAACCTATCAGAATGGTCCAAACACAGAAAGGAATTATACGGAATATGAGGGGGAAACATTTGGATTTGAGAATACTGAATACTAA